The following proteins come from a genomic window of Kitasatospora sp. NBC_01246:
- a CDS encoding FAD/NAD(P)-binding protein — protein sequence MTTLVIVGAGPRGTGLLERIAANAAELLPSERPLEIHLVDPHPPGAGRIWRYDQSPLLRMNSMAEDVTMFTDERSTIDGPVRPGPSLAEWAARQTEFAPYREVEDPAVRAELGTLAPTDFPTRRAQSAYLDWVFRRAVADLPPHITVTVHRDTVRRVEGPVDGPQLVHLGDRVLTADHVTLTLGHLDSAPHPRYAADAGFAARHGRFHLPPAFSADADLSGIGAGEHVVLRGFGLAFVDLVALLTEGRGGRFEETPDGPVYRPSGREPVIHVGSRRGVPYHSKTGYRLQGPPAPLPRYFDAAAVDAVLARPGPLELRRDFWPLMAKDIGFGHYHELFHAHPERTALPWAEFLAGYDAHDWYAPELARLIARAVPDEADRLDFERLDFPLAGLELGSAEELQRHLRGYIAEDADRRADPAHSADLGAFLALLSLFGQLPRVLASGRLTARSVGEEVDEWFFGYFSYLASGPPGFRLRQLLALSEAGVVRFLGAGVRVDRDEATGTWRASGSTVPGHRVEATALIEAYLPKHALARTRDPVLRDLHRAGRIVEEVVSDEEHTHRSGLLTIRPGDSRVLDPALDGGPHPRRTALGPHTSLRAAAAFARPRTDSPGFRQNDAAARAILRALAALPAAGGRPTGRPTAPLAARVVGPGPRPAGSGPEQLLDQVLGGDVVRS from the coding sequence TTGACCACCCTGGTGATCGTCGGCGCCGGCCCGCGCGGTACCGGGCTGCTGGAGCGGATCGCCGCCAACGCGGCCGAACTCCTGCCCTCCGAGCGCCCGCTGGAGATCCACCTGGTCGACCCGCACCCGCCCGGCGCGGGCCGGATCTGGCGCTACGACCAGTCCCCGCTGCTCCGGATGAACTCGATGGCCGAGGACGTCACGATGTTCACCGACGAGCGGTCCACCATCGACGGACCGGTCCGCCCCGGGCCCTCGCTGGCCGAATGGGCCGCCCGGCAGACGGAGTTCGCGCCCTACCGGGAGGTCGAGGACCCGGCGGTCCGGGCCGAGCTGGGCACCCTGGCGCCCACCGACTTCCCCACCCGCCGGGCCCAGAGCGCCTACCTGGACTGGGTGTTCCGCCGCGCCGTCGCCGACCTCCCGCCGCACATCACCGTCACCGTGCACCGGGACACCGTCCGCCGGGTCGAGGGCCCGGTGGACGGCCCGCAGCTGGTCCACCTCGGGGACCGGGTGCTCACCGCCGACCACGTCACCCTGACCCTCGGCCACCTCGACTCCGCGCCGCACCCCCGGTACGCCGCGGACGCCGGGTTCGCCGCCCGGCACGGCCGCTTCCACCTGCCGCCCGCCTTCTCCGCCGACGCCGACCTGAGCGGCATCGGCGCCGGCGAGCACGTCGTCCTGCGCGGCTTCGGGCTCGCCTTCGTCGACCTGGTCGCCCTGCTCACCGAAGGCCGGGGCGGCCGCTTCGAGGAGACGCCGGACGGCCCGGTCTACCGGCCCTCCGGCCGCGAGCCGGTGATCCACGTCGGCTCCCGGCGCGGTGTTCCCTACCACTCCAAGACCGGCTACCGGCTCCAGGGGCCGCCCGCCCCGCTCCCCCGCTACTTCGACGCGGCCGCCGTGGACGCCGTTCTCGCGCGCCCCGGGCCGCTCGAACTGCGCCGCGACTTCTGGCCGTTGATGGCGAAGGACATCGGCTTCGGGCACTACCACGAACTGTTCCACGCCCACCCCGAACGCACCGCGCTCCCCTGGGCCGAGTTCCTCGCCGGCTACGACGCCCACGACTGGTACGCGCCCGAGCTCGCCCGGCTGATCGCCCGGGCCGTCCCCGACGAGGCCGACCGGCTGGACTTCGAACGGCTCGACTTCCCGCTGGCCGGTCTCGAACTCGGCTCCGCCGAGGAGCTCCAGCGCCATCTGCGCGGCTACATCGCCGAGGACGCCGACCGCCGCGCCGACCCGGCCCACAGCGCCGACCTCGGCGCCTTCCTCGCCCTGCTCTCGCTCTTCGGCCAACTGCCCCGCGTGCTGGCCTCCGGCCGGCTCACCGCCCGCTCGGTCGGCGAGGAGGTCGACGAGTGGTTCTTCGGCTACTTCAGCTACCTCGCCTCCGGCCCGCCCGGCTTCCGGCTGCGCCAGCTGCTCGCGCTCTCCGAGGCGGGCGTGGTCCGCTTCCTGGGCGCGGGCGTCCGGGTCGACCGGGACGAGGCGACCGGCACCTGGCGGGCGTCCGGTAGCACCGTGCCCGGGCACCGCGTCGAGGCCACCGCGCTGATCGAGGCGTACCTGCCCAAGCACGCGCTGGCCCGCACCCGGGACCCGGTCCTGCGGGACCTGCACCGCGCCGGGCGGATCGTGGAGGAGGTGGTCAGCGACGAGGAGCACACCCACCGCTCCGGGCTGCTCACCATCCGGCCCGGGGACAGCCGGGTCCTGGACCCGGCCCTGGACGGCGGGCCGCACCCGCGGCGCACCGCCCTCGGCCCGCACACCAGTCTGCGCGCGGCGGCCGCCTTCGCCCGGCCGCGCACCGACTCCCCGGGCTTTCGCCAGAACGACGCCGCCGCCCGGGCCATCCTGCGGGCCCTGGCGGCCCTCCCGGCGGCGGGTGGGCGGCCCACCGGGCGGCCCACCGCGCCGCTCGCGGCCCGCGTGGTCGGCCCGGGGCCCCGCCCGGCCGGCTCGGGGCCCGAACAGCTCCTCGACCAGGTCCTCGGCGGTGACGTGGTCCGGAGCTGA
- a CDS encoding amino acid ABC transporter permease, whose product MATPQDVLPAPSLTENPVPDPGPPAGAVVDPSARLVARRRPGQWVSAAVALLLFAMALSSVIRNKAFQWDVVADWFTATSVLNGLTLTLWLTAVTLGLGFVLGTVLATMRLSGNPVLRTLSWTYIWIFRSTPALVQLLLFFNIGALYPTLGLGIPFGPEFVTVRTVNLFGPTLTAVVGLTLLEAAYAAEVVRGGILSVDRGQLEAASALGLGRWRVLRRIIVPQAMRSIVPTAGNMLISALKGTSIISVLAVSDLLYSVQLVYLQSYQVIPMLMVATIWYIVITTVLSVGQYYVERHYAKGATRDGLPPTPLQKARAAWRRLRAAADAPAGADAATGAKTAAGGTR is encoded by the coding sequence ATGGCCACCCCGCAGGACGTCCTTCCCGCGCCCTCCCTCACCGAGAACCCCGTGCCGGACCCGGGGCCGCCCGCCGGCGCCGTCGTCGACCCCTCGGCCCGGCTCGTCGCCCGCCGCCGGCCCGGCCAGTGGGTCTCCGCCGCCGTCGCGCTGCTGCTGTTCGCGATGGCCCTCAGTTCGGTGATCCGCAACAAGGCCTTCCAATGGGACGTCGTCGCCGACTGGTTCACCGCCACCTCGGTCCTGAACGGCCTCACCCTGACCCTGTGGCTGACCGCCGTCACGCTCGGCCTCGGCTTCGTCCTCGGCACGGTGCTCGCCACCATGCGGCTCTCCGGCAACCCGGTGCTGCGCACGCTGAGCTGGACGTACATCTGGATCTTCCGCTCCACCCCGGCGCTGGTGCAGCTGCTGCTCTTCTTCAACATCGGCGCGCTCTACCCGACGCTCGGCCTGGGCATCCCGTTCGGCCCGGAGTTCGTCACCGTCCGGACCGTCAACCTGTTCGGCCCCACCCTCACCGCCGTGGTCGGCCTGACCCTGCTGGAGGCCGCCTACGCCGCCGAGGTGGTGCGCGGCGGGATCCTCTCGGTCGACCGCGGCCAGCTGGAGGCCGCCTCGGCGCTCGGGCTGGGCCGGTGGCGGGTGCTGCGCCGGATCATCGTCCCGCAGGCGATGCGCTCGATCGTCCCCACCGCCGGGAACATGCTGATCAGCGCGCTCAAGGGCACCAGCATCATCAGCGTGCTGGCCGTCTCCGACCTGCTCTACTCGGTGCAGCTGGTCTACCTGCAGTCCTACCAGGTCATCCCGATGCTGATGGTCGCCACCATCTGGTACATCGTGATCACCACCGTGCTGTCCGTCGGCCAGTACTACGTCGAGCGGCACTACGCCAAGGGCGCCACCCGCGACGGCCTGCCGCCCACCCCGCTGCAGAAGGCCCGCGCGGCCTGGCGCCGGCTGCGCGCTGCCGCCGACGCCCCGGCCGGGGCCGACGCCGCGACCGGCGCCAAGACCGCAGCCGGGGGGACGCGTTGA
- a CDS encoding LLM class flavin-dependent oxidoreductase → MPVEFLGIAATGDGSETTPRSTAAFDRDYTLRLARAHEDNGWDRVLFAYGAGAPDPAAAAAFLAARLDRLQILLAHRPNVSYPTYAAKTFATLDRISDGRLTVHFITGGNDHEQQREGDFLTKDQRYARTREYIGIVKKAWTSTEAFDHEGEYYRFNDFVSDVFPVQAPRPGVSFGGSSEAAYAAGGAEADIYCLWGEPLARTAEQIERVKEAARAAGRTDVPRIQVAFRPIIAPTEELAWEKAYRTVDAIRARKESGELVRRGAAAARTPENTGSQRLLEIAAAGERYDRALWTPTAAATGGAGNSNALVGTPETVAQALLDYYDLGVDILSARGYALLDDAIDFGRYVIPLVREEVARRDAAKAAEAAEREARAERDRHQLIAVQA, encoded by the coding sequence ATGCCCGTCGAATTCCTCGGCATCGCCGCCACCGGTGATGGTTCGGAGACCACCCCCCGCTCCACGGCGGCCTTCGACCGCGACTACACCCTGCGGCTGGCCCGGGCCCACGAGGACAACGGCTGGGACCGCGTGCTGTTCGCCTACGGCGCCGGCGCCCCCGACCCGGCGGCGGCCGCGGCGTTCCTCGCGGCCCGGCTCGACCGGCTCCAGATCCTGCTGGCCCACCGGCCGAACGTCTCCTACCCGACCTACGCGGCGAAGACCTTCGCCACCCTGGACCGGATCAGCGACGGGCGGCTCACCGTCCACTTCATCACCGGCGGCAACGACCACGAGCAGCAGCGCGAGGGCGACTTCCTGACCAAGGACCAGCGCTACGCCCGCACCCGTGAGTACATCGGAATCGTCAAGAAGGCGTGGACCAGCACGGAGGCCTTCGACCACGAGGGCGAGTACTACCGCTTCAACGACTTCGTCTCGGACGTCTTCCCCGTCCAGGCCCCGCGCCCGGGCGTCTCCTTCGGCGGCTCCTCGGAGGCCGCCTACGCGGCCGGCGGGGCGGAGGCGGACATCTACTGCCTCTGGGGCGAACCGCTGGCCCGGACCGCCGAGCAGATCGAGCGGGTCAAGGAGGCCGCGCGGGCCGCCGGCCGGACGGACGTGCCGCGCATCCAGGTCGCCTTCCGGCCGATCATCGCGCCGACCGAGGAACTGGCCTGGGAGAAGGCGTACCGGACGGTGGACGCGATCCGGGCCCGCAAGGAGTCCGGCGAGCTGGTCCGGCGCGGTGCGGCCGCGGCCCGGACCCCGGAGAACACCGGGTCGCAGCGGCTGCTGGAGATCGCCGCGGCCGGCGAGCGCTACGACCGCGCGCTCTGGACCCCGACCGCGGCCGCCACCGGCGGGGCCGGCAACTCCAACGCCCTGGTCGGCACGCCGGAGACGGTCGCGCAGGCGCTGCTCGACTACTACGACCTCGGCGTGGACATCCTCTCCGCGCGCGGCTACGCGCTGCTCGACGACGCGATCGACTTCGGCCGGTACGTCATCCCGCTGGTGCGCGAGGAGGTCGCCCGGCGGGACGCCGCGAAGGCGGCCGAGGCGGCCGAGCGGGAGGCCCGGGCCGAGCGCGACCGCCACCAGCTGATCGCGGTCCAGGCGTGA
- a CDS encoding GNAT family N-acetyltransferase — protein MSGTSLATEVRRVTIDDPLVEPLLRELTHEYVTRYGPDAREEMSRYPKDAFAEPAGVLLLLLEDGEPVAGGAYKRYDERTAEVKRMWTHSAHRRRGLASRVLAELERAARAVGYTRIFLTTGPRQPEARGLYLATGYTPLFDVDADPLEIGPLAFEKSLPARTDSERAEAPARPHHAPTPKGAQLP, from the coding sequence GTGAGCGGCACCAGCCTGGCGACCGAGGTCCGCCGGGTGACGATCGACGATCCCCTGGTCGAGCCGCTGCTGCGGGAGCTCACCCACGAGTACGTCACCCGCTACGGGCCGGATGCCCGGGAGGAGATGAGCCGGTACCCGAAGGACGCCTTCGCGGAGCCGGCCGGCGTACTGCTGCTCCTGCTGGAGGACGGCGAGCCGGTGGCCGGCGGTGCGTACAAGCGGTACGACGAACGGACCGCCGAGGTGAAGCGGATGTGGACGCATTCCGCGCACCGCCGCCGGGGGCTGGCCAGCCGGGTGCTGGCCGAGCTGGAGCGGGCCGCGCGGGCGGTCGGCTACACCCGGATCTTCCTCACCACCGGCCCGCGCCAGCCCGAGGCCAGGGGGCTCTACCTGGCGACCGGCTACACCCCGCTGTTCGACGTCGACGCCGATCCGCTGGAGATCGGCCCGCTGGCGTTCGAGAAGTCCCTGCCGGCCCGCACCGACAGCGAGCGGGCCGAGGCCCCCGCGCGACCCCATCACGCACCGACCCCGAAAGGCGCCCAACTCCCGTGA
- a CDS encoding ABC transporter substrate-binding protein, with protein MRTTTVRRRLLAATALLPVLALAACGSDPKTAAQPGAGQAAVDAAAQDLVSGVAKSDAAAALLPEDVRKAGTVKFGSAIASPPAAFYADQATKKAAGVDIDFTDAVAKVLGLTVEREEAAFETILPALGSGKYDVGTGNFGVTAVRLKTIDFVTYIDDGQGFAVKKDNTSVQPVTDLAQLCGLVIGTGAGTTFETTLNAKKNVCTDAGKKPFEVKAFSDNGATLTGLQQGRIDVVMSTINGLRYQASQEASGTKFLGEFHRLDVGFAFKKGSPLAPAFQAAVNQLIKDGTYDKIVKKWGVVDSAIKESQISPPEHV; from the coding sequence GTGAGAACCACCACCGTCCGCCGCCGCCTGCTCGCGGCCACCGCCCTGCTGCCGGTCCTGGCCCTGGCCGCGTGCGGTTCGGACCCGAAGACCGCCGCCCAGCCGGGCGCCGGCCAGGCGGCGGTCGACGCCGCCGCGCAGGACCTCGTCTCCGGCGTCGCGAAGTCGGACGCGGCGGCCGCCCTGCTGCCCGAGGACGTCCGCAAGGCGGGGACGGTGAAGTTCGGCTCGGCGATCGCCTCGCCGCCCGCCGCCTTCTACGCCGACCAGGCCACCAAGAAGGCGGCCGGGGTGGACATCGACTTCACCGACGCGGTGGCCAAGGTGCTCGGCCTGACCGTGGAGCGCGAGGAGGCCGCCTTCGAGACCATCCTGCCCGCGCTGGGCAGCGGCAAGTACGACGTCGGCACCGGCAACTTCGGGGTCACCGCCGTCCGGTTGAAGACCATCGACTTCGTCACCTACATCGACGACGGCCAGGGCTTCGCGGTCAAGAAGGACAACACCAGCGTCCAGCCGGTCACCGACCTCGCGCAGCTCTGCGGGCTGGTCATCGGCACCGGGGCCGGCACCACCTTCGAGACCACGCTGAACGCCAAGAAGAACGTCTGCACCGACGCGGGCAAGAAGCCCTTCGAGGTGAAGGCGTTCAGCGACAACGGCGCCACGCTGACCGGCCTCCAGCAGGGGCGGATCGACGTCGTGATGTCGACCATCAACGGCCTGCGCTACCAGGCGTCCCAGGAGGCGTCGGGGACGAAGTTCCTCGGCGAGTTCCACCGGCTGGACGTCGGCTTCGCGTTCAAGAAGGGCTCCCCGCTCGCCCCGGCCTTCCAGGCGGCGGTCAACCAGCTGATCAAGGACGGGACGTACGACAAGATCGTCAAGAAGTGGGGAGTCGTCGATTCGGCGATCAAGGAATCCCAGATCAGCCCGCCCGAGCACGTGTGA
- a CDS encoding amino acid ABC transporter permease, whose product MSITTTEAGPPAGRTAAKVSAAPAGRVDLGELAGLRTVRARHPWRWAAGLAAVVVLLQFAHGLATNPGWDWATFRVYFSADTILRAVGRTIELTFYGTLLGFLLGAVVAAMRLSRSAILQSIAWAYVWAFRSIPLIVQLVFWFNLSYLYKRFGIGIPFGPTFAEFETMGVLGALGAAVLGLGLHQAAFAAEIIRGGIIAVDGGQREAAAALGVPRWRQAWRIVLPQAMRGILPAAANEVISLFKGTSVVYVMAIGELFYQVQVVYGRTGRVVPLLMVATVWYVLLTTVLSLGQYYVERYFARGAERTPPPTPLQRARAFVQGLRADRTPVETATGGRS is encoded by the coding sequence ATGAGCATCACCACCACCGAGGCCGGTCCGCCGGCCGGAAGAACCGCCGCCAAGGTGTCGGCCGCCCCGGCCGGGCGCGTCGACCTCGGCGAGCTGGCCGGTCTGCGGACCGTCCGGGCCCGCCACCCGTGGCGCTGGGCGGCCGGCCTCGCCGCCGTCGTCGTCCTGCTCCAGTTCGCCCACGGGCTGGCCACCAACCCCGGCTGGGACTGGGCGACCTTCCGGGTCTACTTCTCCGCCGACACCATCCTGCGCGCCGTCGGCCGCACCATCGAACTCACCTTCTACGGAACGCTGCTGGGCTTCCTGCTGGGTGCGGTGGTGGCGGCGATGCGGCTGTCGCGCAGCGCGATCCTGCAGTCCATCGCCTGGGCCTACGTCTGGGCGTTCCGCTCCATCCCGCTGATCGTGCAACTGGTCTTCTGGTTCAACCTCTCCTACCTCTACAAGCGGTTCGGCATCGGGATCCCGTTCGGCCCGACCTTCGCCGAGTTCGAGACGATGGGGGTGCTGGGCGCGCTCGGCGCCGCCGTGCTGGGGCTGGGCCTGCACCAGGCGGCGTTCGCCGCGGAGATCATCCGCGGCGGCATCATCGCGGTCGACGGCGGGCAGCGCGAGGCCGCCGCCGCGCTGGGCGTGCCGCGCTGGCGCCAGGCCTGGCGGATCGTGCTGCCGCAGGCCATGCGCGGCATCCTGCCGGCCGCCGCCAACGAGGTGATCTCGCTGTTCAAGGGCACCTCGGTGGTCTACGTGATGGCCATCGGAGAGCTCTTCTACCAGGTGCAGGTCGTCTACGGCCGCACCGGCCGGGTGGTGCCGCTGCTGATGGTGGCCACCGTCTGGTACGTGCTGCTGACCACGGTGCTGTCGCTCGGCCAGTACTACGTCGAGCGCTACTTCGCCCGGGGCGCCGAACGCACCCCGCCGCCCACCCCGCTGCAGCGGGCCCGGGCCTTCGTCCAGGGCCTGCGGGCCGACCGCACCCCCGTCGAGACCGCTACCGGAGGACGCTCGTGA
- a CDS encoding amino acid ABC transporter ATP-binding protein, which translates to MVQVRGLHKSFGPLAVLRGVDLDVPAGSVTVVLGPSGSGKSTLLRSINHLEKLDRGFVAIDGELIGYRRSGDRLHELRERDVLRQRTNIGFVFQNFNLFPHLTVVENIIEAPVSALRRPKAEARAAALALLERVGLADKADAYPRQLSGGQQQRVAIARALALEPKVLLFDEPTSALDPELVGEVLDVIKDLARSGTTMIVVTHEIGFAREVADTVVFMDGGVVVEQGPPKAVLDDPQHERTRAFLAKVL; encoded by the coding sequence ATGGTGCAGGTCAGGGGCCTGCACAAGAGCTTCGGCCCGCTCGCCGTGCTGCGCGGCGTCGACCTCGACGTGCCGGCCGGATCGGTGACGGTGGTGCTCGGCCCCTCCGGCTCCGGCAAGTCGACGCTGCTGCGCTCGATCAACCACCTGGAGAAGCTGGACCGCGGCTTCGTCGCGATCGACGGCGAGCTGATCGGCTACCGCCGCTCCGGCGACCGGCTGCACGAGCTCAGGGAGCGCGACGTCCTGCGCCAGCGCACCAACATCGGCTTCGTGTTCCAGAACTTCAACCTGTTCCCGCACCTCACGGTGGTGGAGAACATCATCGAGGCCCCGGTCAGCGCGCTGCGCCGGCCCAAGGCCGAGGCCCGGGCGGCCGCGCTGGCGCTGCTGGAACGGGTCGGCCTCGCCGACAAGGCGGACGCCTATCCGCGCCAGCTCTCCGGCGGCCAGCAGCAACGGGTGGCGATCGCCCGGGCGCTGGCGCTGGAGCCGAAGGTGCTGCTCTTCGACGAGCCGACCTCGGCGCTCGACCCGGAGCTGGTGGGCGAGGTGCTGGACGTCATCAAGGACCTCGCCCGGTCCGGCACCACCATGATCGTGGTGACCCACGAGATCGGCTTCGCCCGCGAGGTCGCCGACACCGTGGTCTTCATGGACGGCGGGGTGGTGGTCGAGCAGGGCCCGCCGAAGGCCGTCCTGGACGATCCGCAGCACGAGCGCACCCGCGCCTTCCTCGCCAAGGTCCTCTGA
- a CDS encoding ABC transporter substrate-binding protein, which produces MSLPRRALVTAAAALAATLTLAACGSSTDAAAELAPAKGSTAPNGTTVNLTPNQNRITTAKVDAIAALVPEEVRKRGTLTVANSLGTTPPLDFYANDDKTIIGVEPDLASLVGDVLGLKVEFNPVSWENVFVGLDSGKFDVGMTNITVTEARKEKYDFATYRLDILGFEAKKGTGWKVAGPKDVAGKTIAVSSGTNQEKLLISWNEENVKNGLKPADIKYFQSSSDYYLALSSGRIDAYVGPNPSSAFHAVQTGETEVVGTYSGGGADVLGKIAATTKKDNGLVQALNGAINEIIKNGTYGQALKRWGLDGEAVQTSEINPPGLPKPKP; this is translated from the coding sequence ATGTCCCTACCCCGTCGCGCCCTCGTGACCGCCGCCGCCGCGCTCGCCGCCACCCTCACCCTCGCCGCCTGCGGCAGCTCCACGGACGCCGCCGCGGAGCTCGCCCCCGCGAAGGGCAGTACCGCGCCCAACGGCACCACGGTGAACCTGACCCCAAATCAGAACCGCATCACGACGGCGAAGGTGGACGCCATCGCGGCGCTGGTTCCGGAGGAGGTCAGAAAGAGAGGGACGCTGACGGTCGCCAACTCGCTTGGTACCACGCCGCCGCTGGACTTCTACGCGAACGACGACAAGACCATCATCGGGGTCGAGCCCGACCTCGCCTCGCTGGTCGGTGACGTCCTCGGCCTGAAGGTCGAGTTCAACCCGGTCTCCTGGGAGAACGTCTTCGTGGGCCTGGACAGCGGCAAGTTCGACGTCGGCATGACCAACATCACCGTCACCGAGGCCCGCAAGGAGAAGTACGACTTCGCCACCTACCGGCTGGACATCCTCGGCTTCGAGGCCAAGAAGGGCACCGGCTGGAAGGTCGCCGGCCCCAAGGACGTGGCCGGCAAGACGATCGCCGTCTCCTCCGGCACCAACCAGGAGAAGCTGCTGATCTCCTGGAACGAGGAGAACGTGAAGAACGGCCTCAAGCCGGCCGACATCAAGTACTTCCAGAGCTCCTCCGACTACTACCTGGCGCTCTCCTCCGGCCGGATCGACGCCTACGTCGGCCCCAACCCGAGCTCGGCCTTCCACGCCGTGCAGACCGGTGAGACCGAGGTGGTCGGCACCTACTCCGGCGGCGGCGCGGACGTCCTGGGGAAGATCGCGGCGACCACCAAGAAGGACAACGGGCTGGTCCAGGCACTGAACGGGGCGATCAACGAGATCATCAAGAACGGCACCTACGGCCAGGCGCTGAAGCGCTGGGGGCTCGACGGCGAGGCCGTCCAGACCTCCGAGATCAACCCGCCCGGCCTGCCCAAGCCCAAGCCGTAG
- a CDS encoding serine/threonine-protein kinase, which yields MRAGEVLDGRYRLDRTLGRGGFGVVWAAHDNNIGRSVAVKVLSEEKASDEEAVARFVREAKTAGSLSNPHIVTLHDYGRVQQGAWSTHYLVMELVRGRPLSAVLKEGTPDPALALKWARQVCKALDAAHRSGVVHRDIKPENIMIAESGEAKVLDFGIARLLTQSGTGLTSTGVVIGTPPYLAPECWAGGAIDGRADLYALGVVLFQLCTGQRPFNAGSPVTMMYQHLNDPPPPVRTPYPALAALIRRLLAKDPADRPADAAEVRRLLREIPVGQSTPVGRSTPAPPPEPPEALRQRADRAWEYGVEGRPEEAVRMLTELIPRFARSFGPADLRTLRTCHDLALWLARAGSPGAAAALLRELAPALSGEPRAHADVLRDLDRWERERDEAGPGPARAQPLDQLLGGPAQSG from the coding sequence ATGAGGGCTGGGGAGGTTCTGGACGGCCGCTACCGGCTGGACCGGACGCTCGGCCGGGGCGGCTTCGGGGTGGTCTGGGCGGCCCACGACAACAACATCGGGCGGTCGGTCGCGGTCAAGGTCCTCTCCGAGGAGAAGGCGAGCGACGAGGAGGCGGTCGCGCGGTTCGTCCGCGAGGCCAAGACCGCCGGCAGCCTGTCCAATCCGCACATCGTCACGTTGCACGACTACGGCCGGGTCCAGCAGGGCGCCTGGTCCACCCACTACCTGGTGATGGAGCTGGTCCGCGGCCGCCCGCTGTCCGCGGTGCTCAAGGAGGGCACGCCCGACCCGGCGCTCGCGCTGAAGTGGGCCCGGCAGGTCTGCAAGGCACTGGACGCCGCCCACCGTTCGGGCGTGGTGCACCGGGACATCAAGCCGGAGAACATCATGATCGCCGAGAGCGGCGAGGCCAAGGTGCTGGACTTCGGCATCGCCCGGCTGCTCACCCAGTCGGGCACCGGGCTCACGTCGACCGGTGTGGTCATCGGCACCCCGCCATACCTGGCTCCCGAGTGCTGGGCCGGCGGCGCCATCGACGGCCGGGCCGACCTCTACGCGCTCGGCGTGGTGCTCTTCCAACTCTGCACCGGACAGCGCCCGTTCAACGCCGGATCGCCGGTCACCATGATGTACCAGCACCTCAACGACCCGCCGCCGCCGGTGCGCACCCCCTACCCGGCGCTCGCCGCCCTGATCCGCCGGCTGCTCGCCAAGGACCCGGCCGACCGGCCCGCCGACGCCGCCGAGGTGCGCCGCCTGCTGCGCGAGATCCCGGTCGGGCAGAGCACCCCGGTCGGCCGGAGCACCCCGGCCCCGCCGCCCGAGCCGCCCGAGGCGCTGCGGCAGCGGGCCGACCGGGCCTGGGAGTACGGCGTGGAGGGCCGGCCCGAGGAGGCCGTCCGGATGCTGACCGAGCTGATCCCGCGGTTCGCCCGCAGCTTCGGCCCGGCCGACCTCCGCACCCTGCGCACCTGTCACGACCTCGCCCTATGGCTGGCCCGCGCCGGCAGCCCGGGCGCCGCCGCCGCGCTGCTGCGCGAGCTGGCCCCGGCCCTGTCCGGCGAGCCGAGGGCGCACGCCGACGTCCTGCGCGACCTCGACCGCTGGGAGCGGGAGCGCGACGAGGCCGGCCCCGGCCCGGCCCGGGCACAACCCCTGGACCAGCTCCTCGGCGGCCCCGCGCAGAGCGGCTGA
- a CDS encoding fumarylacetoacetate hydrolase family protein — MKLLRVGPPGAERPIALGHDGTAYDLSGRARDIDGAFLAGLDPAALARDAAAGLLPVADIAGQRVGAPVTRPGKVVGIGLNYRDHAAEAGAAIPDEPVIFLKPSNTVVGPYDEVLVPRGGEKTDYEAELAIVIGRTARYLAGHREAAEAIAGYTIANDVTERAFQLERGGQWDKGKSAETFTPLGPWLVTADEVADPQRLRLRLWVNGGLRQDGSTAEMIFPVLEIVRYVSQFMVLEPGDVIVTGTPAGVTLGHPGTPFLTAGDVVEIEIDGLGRQRQVLGKA; from the coding sequence ATGAAGCTCCTCCGTGTCGGACCACCGGGCGCCGAGCGTCCGATCGCGCTGGGCCACGACGGCACCGCGTACGACCTCTCCGGGCGCGCCCGGGACATCGACGGCGCCTTCCTGGCCGGGCTCGACCCGGCCGCGCTGGCCCGCGACGCGGCCGCCGGCCTGCTGCCGGTGGCCGACATCGCCGGGCAGCGGGTCGGCGCTCCGGTCACCCGGCCGGGCAAGGTGGTCGGGATCGGGCTCAACTACCGGGACCACGCCGCCGAGGCCGGCGCGGCGATCCCGGACGAGCCGGTGATCTTCCTCAAGCCGAGCAACACCGTGGTCGGCCCGTACGACGAGGTGCTGGTGCCCCGGGGCGGCGAGAAGACCGACTACGAGGCCGAACTGGCGATCGTGATCGGCCGCACCGCCCGGTACCTGGCCGGCCACCGGGAGGCGGCGGAGGCGATCGCGGGCTACACGATCGCCAACGACGTCACCGAGCGGGCCTTCCAGCTGGAGCGCGGCGGCCAGTGGGACAAGGGCAAGTCGGCGGAGACCTTCACGCCGCTCGGCCCCTGGCTGGTCACCGCGGACGAGGTCGCCGACCCGCAGCGGCTGCGGCTGCGCCTCTGGGTCAACGGCGGGCTGCGGCAGGACGGCTCCACCGCCGAGATGATCTTCCCGGTGCTGGAGATCGTCCGGTACGTCAGCCAGTTCATGGTGCTGGAGCCGGGGGACGTGATCGTCACCGGCACTCCGGCCGGCGTCACCCTGGGCCACCCGGGCACGCCGTTCCTGACCGCCGGGGACGTCGTGGAGATCGAGATCGACGGGCTGGGCCGCCAGCGTCAGGTGCTCGGCAAGGCCTGA